In Chitinophaga nivalis, a single genomic region encodes these proteins:
- a CDS encoding carboxypeptidase-like regulatory domain-containing protein translates to MFFFLNLQNTVAQVRVSGMVVDQETKTGLPFVSIVNRRTLTGSLSNENGRYFIEAMPGDTLDFSMLSYSTRQLIAPGMSTSQDIYLQKRLFELQGVNIKGKNYKKDSLALRDEYGRYFNYKKPGAMDVLKTLPANPITALSYLVPSKARKRKEQFHEQLLYWEKEKFIDYRYSPELVQKMTQLQSPELDSFMYKYRPGYQFLNNASEYDLMLYIKESFNEYKKKKATRQE, encoded by the coding sequence TTGTTCTTTTTCTTAAACCTGCAGAACACTGTTGCACAGGTACGTGTATCAGGTATGGTCGTGGATCAGGAAACTAAAACGGGGTTACCTTTTGTTTCTATCGTTAACAGAAGGACATTGACCGGTTCCCTCAGTAATGAGAACGGACGCTACTTTATTGAAGCGATGCCCGGTGATACCCTGGATTTTTCTATGTTGAGTTATTCTACCAGGCAGTTAATTGCTCCCGGGATGTCTACTTCCCAGGATATTTATCTGCAGAAGCGCCTTTTTGAACTACAAGGGGTCAACATCAAAGGTAAAAACTACAAGAAAGATTCACTGGCCTTGCGGGATGAATACGGCCGTTATTTTAATTACAAAAAACCTGGTGCGATGGACGTGTTGAAAACACTGCCTGCCAATCCTATTACGGCATTGTCTTATCTGGTTCCCAGCAAAGCGCGGAAGCGGAAAGAACAATTTCATGAACAGCTATTGTATTGGGAAAAAGAAAAATTCATAGACTATCGTTATTCACCGGAGCTGGTGCAGAAAATGACACAGCTGCAAAGTCCGGAGCTGGATTCATTCATGTATAAATACCGGCCCGGTTATCAGTTCCTCAACAACGCCAGTGAGTACGATCTGATGTTGTATATCAAGGAATCATTTAACGAATACAAGAAAAAGAAAGCTACCAGACAGGAGTAA
- a CDS encoding FecR family protein — protein sequence MNKQLLDKYFKGHCSEQEVAEVEAYLSLPETPAMDEWMMETWEAANGEEATPKPKIHRLWYRVAAAILGAIGLLSFLWQAKQQVQQQIAVKWDTLTNHSNKVQLFTMPDGSEVWLNAHAAVSYNYNYNQTNRELWLSGEGYFKVVKDDQRPFRVHTGQLVTTVLGTEFNIATANKADGSIQVSLIQGKVSVSMRDTFTKVLLPGQMLQYKNGEMPVLQQFSNEEVLDWKQGKIYFDRTTLADALTKLQQRYGCSIILDDASLADKKISGEFRTDLSIDKILSTLEYVHNLKSVRVNEYTYRVSTKHN from the coding sequence ATGAATAAACAGTTACTCGATAAATATTTCAAAGGTCATTGTTCCGAACAGGAAGTAGCAGAGGTGGAAGCCTATCTCTCCCTGCCGGAAACCCCTGCAATGGACGAGTGGATGATGGAAACGTGGGAAGCCGCCAACGGCGAAGAAGCAACACCTAAACCTAAAATACATCGTTTATGGTACCGGGTAGCTGCCGCCATATTAGGCGCTATTGGTTTATTGTCTTTCCTGTGGCAGGCGAAACAACAGGTACAACAGCAGATTGCCGTTAAGTGGGATACACTCACCAACCATAGTAATAAAGTGCAGCTGTTTACGATGCCTGACGGCTCTGAGGTATGGCTCAATGCACATGCTGCGGTGTCTTACAATTATAATTACAACCAAACCAACCGGGAGCTGTGGTTGAGCGGAGAAGGATATTTTAAAGTAGTAAAAGATGACCAGCGCCCCTTCCGGGTACATACCGGTCAGCTGGTGACTACGGTACTGGGAACAGAGTTTAACATTGCTACCGCCAACAAGGCAGATGGCAGTATACAAGTAAGTCTGATTCAGGGAAAGGTATCAGTAAGTATGCGGGATACTTTTACCAAAGTATTATTACCGGGTCAGATGTTACAGTATAAAAATGGTGAAATGCCTGTATTACAGCAGTTTTCCAACGAAGAAGTGCTGGACTGGAAACAGGGAAAAATATATTTCGATCGTACTACTTTAGCAGATGCGCTAACAAAGTTGCAACAAAGATACGGCTGTAGTATCATACTGGACGACGCTTCATTAGCTGATAAAAAGATTTCCGGAGAGTTCAGAACAGATTTATCCATTGATAAAATATTATCAACCCTGGAGTATGTACACAACCTGAAAAGCGTTCGTGTAAATGAATATACTTATCGGGTAAGCACAAAGCATAACTAA
- a CDS encoding SusD/RagB family nutrient-binding outer membrane lipoprotein, translating into MTKNILKYSGALLLAGTLAFTGCKKLEDINHDPNKPTTAQPPYLLTGAQKGAMDILYSGLQNGYMGMHFSQYWSGNARTNDSRYLLDEGNNSNLWNNLYRISLHNLDDLIKQNTPRLSEPGVANQNAIAKITQAWIYQILADAYGNIPYTETFQEANITPKYDDARTVYNAMLDNLQQQINVLNPNEVSFLSGDIIYSGNVLKWKKLAHSLMLRYAIRMIDADKDKAGKIIEAHYQDAFSSNDDDAQFNYIASAPNKFPFNNSEREISDFFVSTTMVDYMKSVSDPRLNIYAQPAKGDTIKGMPYGLVDGDKSRLPAVNYSYPGKQIYSATMPGILMNYAEVEFILAEAAARGLNVGDAATHYRNGITASINYWYKLTTGQPAPQDIINTYLSKVPYNAADWKNVIGTQKWLALYPQGFQSWFERTRLKFRQPGGQPLFNTLAYPSLDPTVTDVPYRLTYLLSEQTQNIANYQQAAAAIGGDTKGTKLWYNKF; encoded by the coding sequence ATGACTAAAAACATCTTGAAATATAGCGGGGCATTATTGCTGGCGGGCACACTGGCGTTCACCGGTTGTAAGAAACTGGAGGATATCAACCATGATCCCAACAAACCAACTACCGCCCAGCCACCATACCTCCTGACCGGTGCCCAGAAAGGCGCTATGGATATTCTGTACAGCGGCCTGCAGAATGGCTACATGGGAATGCATTTTTCCCAGTACTGGTCCGGCAACGCGCGCACCAACGATAGCCGTTACCTGCTGGACGAAGGTAATAACAGTAACCTGTGGAATAACCTGTATCGGATATCCCTGCACAACCTGGATGACCTGATTAAACAAAATACGCCCCGGCTCAGCGAACCGGGTGTCGCTAACCAGAATGCCATCGCAAAAATTACGCAGGCCTGGATTTATCAGATCCTCGCAGATGCCTACGGCAATATTCCATATACAGAAACCTTCCAGGAGGCAAATATTACCCCTAAATACGACGATGCCCGCACCGTTTATAATGCCATGCTGGATAACCTCCAACAGCAGATAAACGTGCTGAATCCAAATGAAGTGAGTTTTCTCAGCGGAGATATCATTTATAGCGGGAACGTGTTAAAATGGAAAAAACTGGCCCATTCCCTGATGCTACGTTATGCCATCCGCATGATAGATGCAGATAAAGACAAGGCGGGTAAAATCATCGAAGCCCATTATCAGGATGCTTTCAGCAGCAACGATGATGATGCTCAGTTCAACTATATAGCTTCCGCACCCAATAAATTCCCGTTCAATAATTCAGAACGGGAGATCTCTGACTTCTTTGTAAGCACCACGATGGTAGACTACATGAAAAGTGTCAGCGATCCGCGGTTAAATATCTATGCACAGCCAGCAAAAGGGGATACCATTAAAGGAATGCCCTATGGCCTGGTAGATGGCGATAAAAGCCGGCTCCCGGCAGTTAATTACTCCTATCCCGGCAAACAGATTTACAGCGCTACCATGCCCGGTATTCTGATGAACTATGCCGAAGTGGAATTCATCCTGGCAGAAGCAGCAGCCCGGGGCCTTAACGTAGGAGATGCTGCCACCCATTACCGGAATGGTATCACCGCTTCCATCAACTACTGGTACAAACTCACCACCGGACAACCCGCTCCGCAGGATATTATCAATACTTACCTGAGCAAAGTACCGTACAATGCTGCCGACTGGAAAAACGTAATCGGTACCCAGAAATGGCTGGCATTATACCCGCAGGGCTTCCAGAGCTGGTTTGAAAGAACCCGGCTGAAATTCAGGCAACCAGGCGGTCAGCCACTGTTTAATACACTGGCATATCCATCGCTGGACCCGACGGTAACAGATGTACCTTATCGCTTAACCTATCTGCTGAGTGAGCAAACACAGAATATTGCCAACTATCAGCAGGCCGCAGCCGCGATCGGAGGGGATACCAAAGGCACGAAACTCTGGTACAATAAATTCTAA
- a CDS encoding DUF2490 domain-containing protein — MRKVLLLAAFLAISCCVSAQDMTHGYQHWYTYFGNMKIDSKWSVPFDIQLRLRDGISNKGQLLMRGGLQYSINKQHHVLLGYAFVPTYNNASNTWLPEQRIFEQYIYKASKLDMTHRFRLEQRWVAQPGKPTETRDIGDWKYGNRLRYFNRTQLPVFHQKSVTPFYVALQEEIFLNLWGNEISSLFFDQNRFLVAFGYQFLPGLKADIGYMNQVVQTGSGAKTMNHILHFTVFHNFKL, encoded by the coding sequence ATGAGGAAAGTACTATTATTAGCGGCCTTTCTGGCCATTTCGTGCTGTGTATCAGCGCAGGACATGACCCACGGTTACCAGCATTGGTACACGTATTTCGGCAATATGAAAATCGATAGCAAGTGGTCGGTACCTTTTGACATACAGTTACGCCTGAGGGATGGTATCAGCAATAAAGGACAGTTGCTGATGCGGGGCGGACTGCAATACAGCATCAACAAGCAGCATCATGTGTTGCTGGGCTATGCCTTTGTGCCAACCTATAACAATGCATCCAACACCTGGCTGCCGGAGCAACGTATCTTTGAACAGTACATCTACAAAGCGTCTAAGCTGGATATGACACACAGATTCCGGCTGGAGCAACGCTGGGTGGCACAACCAGGTAAACCCACTGAAACCCGCGATATCGGCGATTGGAAATATGGTAACCGGCTGCGTTACTTCAACCGTACCCAGTTGCCTGTTTTCCATCAAAAATCCGTCACCCCATTTTATGTGGCATTACAGGAAGAAATATTTCTGAATCTGTGGGGAAATGAGATCAGTAGTCTGTTCTTTGATCAGAACCGCTTTCTGGTTGCTTTCGGGTACCAGTTTTTACCTGGTTTAAAGGCGGATATCGGGTATATGAACCAGGTAGTGCAAACCGGTTCCGGTGCTAAAACCATGAACCATATTCTTCACTTTACGGTATTCCACAATTTCAAATTATAA
- the prs gene encoding ribose-phosphate diphosphokinase, translated as MPHKIIFATQHYQYLKDRIISAGGAGWQDGELEIRDFPDGEHYHRIRTDVSHKDVVLIGGTIDDKETLELYDLASGCIQLGALSLTIIIPFFGYSTMERAVKYGEIVKAKTRAVLFSSLPDTSRGNRIVMIDLHVDGITWYFESGIRPVHLYAKDFVKEAALELAAGKPFVLASTDAGRAKWVESLANDLHVPAAFVFKRRLSGEETAITAISADVKDKTVIIYDDMIRTGGSLIHAAAAYKDAGAAAIDVITTHGIFAGNGFEKIKQSGIIRKVVCTDTHPNALEINDDMLEVKSVAPLLLQYFEEPYR; from the coding sequence ATGCCACATAAAATTATTTTCGCCACACAACACTACCAATACCTCAAAGACCGTATCATATCCGCTGGCGGCGCGGGTTGGCAGGATGGCGAACTGGAGATCCGTGACTTCCCCGATGGGGAACATTATCACCGCATCCGTACCGATGTAAGCCACAAAGATGTGGTGCTGATTGGCGGTACCATCGATGATAAGGAAACGCTGGAGTTGTACGATCTGGCCAGTGGCTGTATTCAGCTGGGCGCCCTGTCGCTCACCATTATCATTCCATTCTTTGGTTATTCTACCATGGAACGTGCCGTGAAATACGGAGAAATTGTGAAAGCAAAAACCCGGGCCGTATTATTTTCCTCTTTACCTGATACTTCCCGTGGTAACCGCATTGTAATGATAGACTTGCACGTGGACGGCATTACCTGGTATTTTGAAAGTGGTATCCGGCCGGTTCATTTATATGCAAAAGATTTCGTAAAAGAAGCGGCCCTGGAACTGGCTGCAGGCAAGCCTTTTGTATTGGCCAGCACCGATGCCGGCCGTGCTAAATGGGTAGAGTCGCTCGCCAATGACCTGCATGTGCCGGCTGCTTTCGTTTTCAAACGCCGGCTTTCCGGTGAAGAAACTGCCATCACTGCCATCAGCGCCGATGTGAAAGATAAAACCGTTATCATTTACGATGATATGATCCGCACCGGCGGCTCGCTGATACATGCCGCAGCAGCCTATAAAGATGCGGGCGCAGCAGCGATAGATGTTATCACCACGCATGGTATCTTTGCGGGTAACGGATTTGAGAAAATCAAACAAAGTGGCATCATCAGAAAAGTAGTGTGTACAGATACCCACCCCAATGCACTGGAAATTAACGACGACATGCTGGAAGTAAAATCCGTTGCACCGCTGCTCCTGCAATACTTTGAAGAACCTTACCGTTAA
- a CDS encoding SusC/RagA family TonB-linked outer membrane protein, whose protein sequence is MRSQVLAWSGLCCALFCYSAGSAYANPGKQLSPTADTTVPVVIKPAAADTSNKPKQDTVKPLQDTTTRPKADTTAKTKADTAARPKEDTALILPPDETKAKSEVGKFTINGLVKDDKGNPIPGAIIRNKTAKLNAQSGPDGKFTIKAGLKDTLLITSVTFADQTIPIEKREPLAVTLTPANANKKVLGEVVVTALGIKKNPRSVGYALSEVSGNAVQEAKEVNFVNALTGKIPGVQISTNTGSMGGSSKITIRGVKSILGDNNAFFVLDGVPMMNSNSNQGGQLNGGGGYDYGSPLQDINPEDIENISVLKGAAATALYGSRGAGGVLLITTKKRPDSEKGIGVTYSLNAQVDQVAILPKYQNLYGGGSNGKFDTLYYKKNPQGFLNEQSATYDDNDGKGRYDLMPQYSSDESWGPRLDGRMVRHYWSWDKNKNNPYFGQTAPWEANPNNVKDFYRTGFTLTNNISMAGNNEKGGFRLSYGNMNQTFVLPNASMNRNNLSFNGNYELTKGVRGVASVNYSAIKAKARPGTGFTGPNPTLQFTMFGQRQLDLDMQKRYQYDDGSQITWNRKSWDNPTVSSSNGPYYNRYRDYETDSRNRLFGYAGVDVDATKWLSFTGRVFMDDYNSLEEERTAKGYTQSGYIKRVRTSREMNYQITADIKKDLSNELQLNATLGGNLMHRQWTVTGGSTQGGLITDNVYNLNNSISPASVIDELYEKQINSVFATANLGYKNMLFLDLTARSDWSSALSKGYNQYFYPSASASFVFSDLLKDWKWLSFGKLRGSMAAVGNDTDPYHTYRVYDFVQPFNNNPISQYPVTKNIPDLKPERTTEFETGVELKFLDNRVGVDFTYYNRTSKNQIITLPIPGATGYLSTYANAGSVSNKGFEIGLNLNPIRLKNGFRWDINANISRNRNKLLDMDVLQYNTSLPLLTIGSDRRTQKVSVVAKVGEPLGTIMGTDYRYDANGNKLVGANGYYLASAIKPIGNAYPDYVGGITNTFSFKGIYVSALIDFQHGGNFFSYTNLYGEKSGLLESTVENNIRENGIVVPGVTEDGRPNTKVISAKEHFNVNGGNVISKANLYDASYIYLREAKIGYNLPYAWYKKVGAQSARISLYGRNLWLIKSNAPNVDPSNILNSASNIQGIEGGALPSLRSFGINLNVSF, encoded by the coding sequence ATGAGAAGCCAAGTACTAGCCTGGTCGGGACTATGCTGCGCCTTGTTCTGCTATTCCGCCGGCAGTGCGTACGCCAACCCCGGGAAGCAACTGTCGCCAACAGCTGATACCACTGTTCCGGTAGTGATTAAGCCCGCTGCTGCCGATACCAGCAACAAGCCTAAACAGGATACTGTAAAACCATTGCAGGATACGACTACCAGACCGAAAGCCGATACCACTGCCAAAACAAAAGCGGATACCGCTGCCAGACCCAAAGAAGATACTGCCCTGATTCTGCCGCCGGATGAAACAAAAGCCAAAAGCGAAGTAGGAAAGTTTACCATCAACGGGCTGGTGAAAGATGACAAAGGCAACCCGATCCCCGGCGCCATCATCAGAAACAAAACAGCAAAACTCAATGCCCAATCCGGTCCGGATGGTAAGTTTACCATCAAAGCCGGCTTAAAAGATACCCTCCTCATTACTTCTGTCACCTTCGCCGACCAGACCATTCCCATCGAAAAAAGGGAGCCGCTGGCCGTTACCCTCACACCTGCCAATGCCAACAAAAAAGTATTGGGAGAAGTGGTAGTAACCGCACTCGGTATCAAAAAGAATCCCCGTTCCGTAGGATATGCCCTGAGTGAAGTAAGTGGCAACGCCGTGCAGGAAGCCAAAGAAGTAAACTTTGTCAATGCATTGACAGGTAAAATACCCGGTGTACAAATCAGTACCAATACCGGCTCCATGGGAGGATCTTCCAAAATCACCATCCGTGGGGTAAAATCCATCCTGGGCGATAACAACGCCTTCTTCGTACTCGACGGTGTTCCCATGATGAACAGCAACAGCAACCAGGGCGGACAACTGAACGGCGGTGGCGGTTACGACTACGGTAGCCCCCTGCAGGACATCAACCCGGAAGATATTGAGAACATCTCCGTACTGAAAGGAGCTGCTGCTACAGCCTTATACGGTAGCCGCGGTGCCGGCGGGGTACTCCTCATCACTACCAAAAAGCGCCCGGACAGCGAAAAAGGCATCGGGGTAACCTATAGCCTCAACGCACAGGTAGACCAGGTAGCGATACTCCCTAAATACCAGAACCTGTACGGTGGCGGTAGCAATGGCAAATTCGATACCCTCTACTACAAAAAAAATCCACAAGGGTTCCTGAATGAACAAAGTGCTACCTACGACGACAATGATGGTAAAGGCCGCTATGACCTCATGCCGCAGTATTCTTCCGATGAATCCTGGGGGCCCCGGCTGGATGGCCGCATGGTGCGTCATTACTGGTCCTGGGACAAAAACAAGAATAACCCTTACTTTGGACAGACCGCTCCCTGGGAAGCAAATCCCAACAACGTAAAGGACTTCTACAGAACCGGCTTTACCCTTACCAATAACATTTCCATGGCCGGCAACAACGAGAAAGGTGGTTTCCGCCTATCATACGGCAATATGAACCAAACCTTCGTACTGCCGAATGCTTCCATGAACCGCAATAATCTGTCCTTCAACGGCAACTACGAACTGACGAAAGGAGTGAGGGGAGTAGCCTCTGTTAACTACAGCGCCATAAAAGCCAAAGCACGTCCCGGTACTGGTTTCACCGGACCTAATCCCACCCTGCAGTTCACCATGTTTGGTCAACGGCAGCTGGACCTGGACATGCAAAAACGCTACCAGTACGACGACGGCTCCCAGATCACCTGGAACCGTAAATCATGGGACAATCCAACGGTATCGTCCAGCAATGGCCCTTATTATAACCGTTACCGCGATTACGAAACCGACAGCCGCAACCGCCTGTTTGGTTACGCCGGTGTAGATGTTGATGCCACCAAATGGCTGTCCTTCACAGGTCGTGTATTCATGGACGACTACAATTCCCTGGAGGAAGAAAGAACCGCCAAAGGATATACCCAAAGCGGGTACATCAAACGGGTGCGTACTTCCCGTGAAATGAACTACCAGATTACCGCAGATATCAAAAAAGACCTCAGCAACGAGTTGCAGCTGAATGCTACCCTGGGTGGTAATCTCATGCACCGTCAGTGGACCGTTACCGGCGGCAGCACGCAAGGAGGTCTGATTACCGACAATGTGTACAACCTGAACAACTCTATTTCTCCGGCATCTGTCATCGATGAACTTTATGAGAAACAGATCAACTCCGTTTTTGCCACTGCCAATCTGGGCTACAAAAACATGCTGTTCCTGGATCTGACTGCCCGCAGCGACTGGAGTTCTGCCCTGTCAAAAGGATACAACCAGTATTTCTATCCTTCTGCCTCTGCCTCCTTTGTGTTTTCCGATCTGCTGAAAGACTGGAAATGGCTGTCATTCGGTAAATTAAGAGGTAGTATGGCTGCTGTAGGCAATGATACAGATCCTTACCACACCTACCGGGTATACGACTTCGTACAACCGTTCAACAACAATCCGATTTCCCAGTACCCGGTTACCAAAAATATCCCGGACCTGAAACCGGAACGTACCACCGAATTTGAAACAGGGGTAGAGCTGAAATTCCTCGACAACAGGGTCGGAGTGGATTTCACCTATTATAACCGTACCAGTAAAAACCAGATCATTACGCTGCCTATCCCGGGAGCCACCGGTTACCTGAGCACCTATGCCAATGCTGGTTCAGTAAGCAATAAAGGTTTTGAAATCGGCTTAAACCTCAATCCCATCCGCCTGAAAAACGGCTTCCGCTGGGATATCAATGCCAACATCTCCCGCAACCGCAATAAGCTGCTGGACATGGACGTACTACAATACAATACCTCCCTGCCACTACTCACCATCGGTTCCGACCGCCGCACCCAGAAAGTATCTGTCGTAGCGAAAGTAGGAGAACCACTGGGTACCATCATGGGAACAGACTACCGGTACGATGCCAACGGTAATAAACTGGTAGGCGCCAATGGTTATTATCTTGCAAGCGCGATTAAACCTATCGGGAACGCCTATCCGGATTATGTAGGCGGTATTACCAATACCTTCTCTTTCAAAGGCATTTATGTATCGGCATTAATCGATTTCCAGCATGGTGGTAACTTCTTCTCCTATACGAATCTGTACGGAGAAAAATCCGGATTACTGGAAAGTACGGTAGAAAACAATATCCGTGAAAATGGTATTGTGGTACCTGGTGTGACAGAAGACGGACGGCCTAATACAAAAGTCATTTCTGCCAAAGAACATTTTAACGTCAACGGGGGTAACGTCATCAGTAAAGCGAATCTCTATGATGCCAGCTACATCTACCTGAGAGAAGCTAAAATTGGTTACAACCTCCCATATGCCTGGTACAAAAAGGTAGGTGCACAAAGTGCCCGTATCTCCCTGTATGGCCGTAACCTGTGGCTCATTAAATCCAATGCCCCCAATGTGGATCCTTCCAACATCCTCAACTCCGCGTCCAACATACAAGGAATTGAAGGTGGTGCATTGCCGTCACTGCGGTCTTTTGGTATAAACCTGAATGTATCATTCTAA
- a CDS encoding GNAT family N-acetyltransferase gives MLDFRIIEYGSCDYHTMLELRNEVLRKPLGLTFSEAYLQQEMNDVFIGGFLAVTDQPPVLAGCCILTPVDENTVQLRQMAVSPLLQGKGAGREIIAFAEQYAIRNGFNILTMHARNEAIGFYQKLGYETFGEAFTEVGILHMEMKKQLL, from the coding sequence ATGCTCGATTTTCGTATAATCGAATACGGTAGTTGCGACTATCATACCATGCTGGAGCTGCGCAATGAAGTATTGCGGAAACCATTGGGATTAACCTTCTCTGAAGCCTATCTGCAACAGGAAATGAATGATGTGTTCATCGGTGGCTTCCTGGCTGTCACCGACCAACCACCAGTGCTGGCAGGTTGCTGTATACTCACGCCGGTTGATGAAAATACCGTGCAGCTAAGGCAAATGGCAGTATCCCCACTGCTGCAGGGCAAAGGCGCCGGCCGGGAAATTATTGCGTTTGCAGAACAATATGCTATCCGTAATGGTTTTAACATACTTACCATGCATGCCCGGAACGAAGCCATAGGATTCTATCAGAAGCTCGGATATGAAACTTTCGGAGAAGCATTTACAGAAGTAGGCATCCTTCATATGGAAATGAAAAAACAACTGCTGTAA